One Odocoileus virginianus isolate 20LAN1187 ecotype Illinois chromosome 4, Ovbor_1.2, whole genome shotgun sequence DNA segment encodes these proteins:
- the ZBTB20 gene encoding zinc finger and BTB domain-containing protein 20 isoform X3 — protein MLERKKPKTAENQKASEENEITQPGGSSAKPGLPCLNFEAVLSPGSALIHSTHSLTNSHAHTGSSDCDISCKGMTERIHSINLHNFSNSVLETLNEQRNRGHFCDVTVRIHGSMLRAHRCVLAAGSPFFQDKLLLGYSDIEIPSVVSVQSVQKLIDFMYSGVLRVSQSEALQILTAASILQIKTVIDECTRIVSQNVGDVFPGIQDSGQDTPRGTPESGTSGQSSDTESGYLQSHPQHSVDRIYSALYACSMQNGSGERSFYSGAVVSHHETALGLPRDHHIEDPSWITRIHERSQQMERYLSTTPETTHCRKQPRPVRIQTLVGNIHIKQEMEDDYDYYGQQRVQILERNESEECTEDTDQAEGTESEPKGESFDSGVSSSIGTEPDSVEQQFGPGAARDSQAEPAQPEQAAEAPAEGAPQPHQLETGASSPERSNEVEMDNTVITVSNSSDKSVLQQPSVNTSIGQPLPSTQLYLRQTETLTSNLRMPLTLTSNTQVIGTAGNTYLPALFTTQPAGSGPKPFLFSLPQPLAGQQTQFVTVSQPGLSTFTAQLPAPQPLAPSAGHSTASGQGEKKPYECTLCNKTFTAKQNYVKHMFVHTGEKPHQCSICWRSFSLKDYLIKHMVTHTGVRAYQCSICNKRFTQKSSLNVHMRLHRGEKSYECYICKKKFSHKTLLERHVALHSASNGTPPAGTPPGSRAGPPGVVACTEGTTYVCSVCPAKFDQIEQFNDHMRMHVSDG, from the exons GTGACATCAGTTGCAAGGGGATGACCGAGCGCATTCACAGCATCAACCTTCACAACTTCAGCAATTCCGTGCTCGAGACCCTCAACGAGCAGCGCAACCGTGGCCACTTCTGTGACGTGACGGTGCGCATCCACGGGAGCATGCTGCGCGCACACCGCTGCGTGCTGGCCGCCGGCAGCCCCTTCTTCCAGGACAAGCTGCTGCTGGGCTACAGCGACATCGAGATCCCATCGGTGGTGTCGGTGCAGTCGGTGCAAAAGCTCATTGACTTCATGTACAGCGGCGTGCTGCGCGTCTCGCAGTCGGAAGCCCTGCAGATCCTCACGGCCGCCAGCATCCTGCAGATCAAAACGGTCATCGATGAGTGCACGCGCATCGTGTCGCAGAACGTGGGTGATGTGTTCCCGGGGATCCAGGACTCAGGCCAGGACACGCCACGGGGCACTCCCGAGTCGGGCACCTCGGGCCAGAGCAGCGACACCGAGTCAGGCTACCTGCAGAGCCATCCGCAGCACAGCGTGGACAGGATCTACTCGGCGCTGTACGCCTGCTCCATGCAGAACGGCAGCGGTGAGCGCTCCTTCTACAGCGGCGCAGTAGTCAGCCACCACGAGACGGCACTTGGCCTGCCCCGCGACCACCACATAGAAGACCCCAGCTGGATCACCCGCATCCACGAGCGCTCGCAGCAGATGGAGCGCTACCTGTCCACCACTCCCGAGACCACGCACTGCCGCAAGCAGCCCCGGCCCGTGCGCATCCAGACCCTGGTGGGCAACATCCAtatcaagcaggagatggaggaCGACTACGACTACTACGGGCAGCAAAGGGTGCAGATCCTGGAGCGCAATGAGTCCGAGGAGTGCACGGAAGACACCGACCAGGCCGAGGGCACCGAGAGTGAGCCCAAGGGCGAAAGCTTCGACTCGGGCGTCAGCTCCTCCATAGGCACTGAGCCCGACTCCGTGGAGCAGCAGTTTGGGCCCGGGGCGGCGCGGGACAGCCAGGCCGAACCCGCCCAACCTGAGCAGGCCGCGGAAGCCCCAGCCGAGGGCGCCCCGCAGCCGCACCAGCTAGAAACCGGTGCCTCCTCCCCCGAAAGAAGCAACGAGGTGGAGATGGACAACACGGTGATCACTGTCAGCAACAGCTCCGATAAAAGTGTCCTGCAGCAGCCTTCGGTCAACACGTCCATCGGGCAGCCATTGCCAAGTACCCAGCTCTACTTACGCCAGACCGAAACCCTCACCAGCAACTTGAGGATGCCTCTGACCTTAACCAGCAACACACAGGTCATTGGCACAGCCGGTAACACCTACCTGCCGGCCCTCTTCACTACCCAGCCGGCGGGCAGCGGCCCCAAGCCTTTCCTCTTCAGCCTGCCGCAGCCCCTGGCAGGCCAGCAGACCCAGTTTGTGACAGTGTCCCAGCCCGGCTTGTCGACCTTTACTGCACAGCTGCCAGCGCCACAGCCCCTGGCCCCATCCGCAGGCCACAGCACAGCCAGTGGGCAGGGCGAAAAAAAGCCTTATGAGTGCACTCTCTGCAACAAGACTTTCACCGCCAAACAGAACTACGTCAAGCACATGTTCGTACACACAG GTGAGAAGCCCCACCAATGCAGCATCTGCTGGCGCTCCTTCTCCTTAAAGGATTACCTTATCAAGCACATGGTGACACACACAGGAGTGAGGGCGTACCAGTGTAGCATTTGCAACAAGCGCTTCACCCAGAAGAGCTCCCTCAATGTGCACATGCGCCTCCATCGGGGTGAGAAGTCCTATGAGTGCTACATCTGCaaaaagaagttctcccacaaGACCCTCCTGGAGCGACACGTGGCCCTGCACAGTGCCAGCAATGGGACCCCTCCTGCGGGCACACCCCCGGGGTCCCGCGCTGGCCCCCCAGGGGTGGTGGCCTGCACGGAGGGGACCACCTATGTCTGCTCCGTCTGTCCAGCAAAGTTTGACCAAATCGAGCAGTTCAACGACCACATGAGGATGCACGTGTCTGATGGATAA